A stretch of Terriglobales bacterium DNA encodes these proteins:
- a CDS encoding aminotransferase class V-fold PLP-dependent enzyme: MADELLRFRPQFPILERTTYMISNSLGAMPRGVQDAMSEFTRIWAERGVCAWEDKWWMLAAEVGDQIGALINAAPGTVNIQPNVTTCQATIASCFNFSGRRNKVVYTDLNFPSVMYFWEAQRRRGARVHMVQNDDGVHVNTERLLAAIDEETLLVPISHVIFRSAFIQDVPAIVEKAHRVGAMVVLDSFQATGTVPFDVTALNVDFCVGGVLKWLCGGAGTAYLYVRPDLVNKLEPGFTGWIAHQNPFAFETGPTRYASGAYRFMNGTPNVPAMYAAQPGLRVVAEAGIGNIRAKSKRQVARLMALADERGWRVNTPRDPERRGGTVSIDMPNAAEVCRELLKRDVLVDYRPKAGVRFSPHFYNTDEEIEVAIRAVDEILAEMKVGVR; the protein is encoded by the coding sequence ATGGCTGATGAGCTTCTACGGTTTCGCCCGCAGTTCCCCATCCTGGAACGCACTACATACATGATCAGCAACTCGCTTGGCGCGATGCCGCGCGGCGTGCAAGACGCCATGTCGGAGTTCACGCGCATCTGGGCCGAGCGCGGCGTCTGCGCCTGGGAAGACAAGTGGTGGATGCTGGCCGCCGAGGTCGGCGACCAGATTGGCGCGCTGATCAATGCCGCCCCCGGCACGGTGAACATTCAGCCCAACGTGACCACGTGCCAGGCGACCATCGCCTCGTGCTTCAACTTCAGCGGGCGGCGCAACAAGGTCGTGTACACCGACCTGAACTTCCCTTCAGTGATGTACTTCTGGGAAGCACAGCGCAGGCGCGGCGCGCGCGTGCACATGGTGCAAAACGACGATGGCGTTCACGTCAATACCGAGCGCCTGCTCGCCGCGATTGACGAGGAAACCCTGCTGGTGCCGATTTCGCACGTCATCTTCCGCAGCGCGTTCATTCAGGACGTGCCGGCCATCGTTGAGAAAGCCCACCGGGTGGGCGCGATGGTGGTCCTCGACTCGTTCCAGGCCACCGGCACAGTTCCCTTCGACGTGACGGCGCTGAACGTGGATTTCTGTGTTGGCGGTGTGCTGAAGTGGCTCTGCGGCGGAGCAGGAACCGCGTATCTATACGTGCGTCCCGACCTGGTCAATAAGCTGGAGCCCGGCTTCACCGGCTGGATCGCTCACCAAAACCCGTTCGCCTTCGAGACCGGGCCTACGCGTTACGCGTCAGGCGCGTACCGCTTCATGAACGGCACGCCCAACGTGCCGGCGATGTACGCGGCGCAGCCGGGGCTCAGGGTGGTGGCGGAAGCCGGCATCGGCAACATTCGCGCCAAGAGCAAGCGCCAGGTAGCGCGTTTGATGGCGCTGGCCGATGAGCGCGGCTGGCGCGTGAACACGCCGCGCGATCCGGAGCGGCGCGGCGGAACGGTGAGCATCGATATGCCCAACGCCGCCGAGGTCTGCCGCGAGCTGCTCAAGCGCGACGTGCTGGTGGATTACCGTCCGAAGGCAGGGGTGCGCTTCTCGCCGCACTTCTACAACACGGATGAGGAAATCGAGGTGGCGATCCGCGCAGTGGATGAGATCCTCGCGGAGATGAAGGTTGGGGTGCGGTAG
- a CDS encoding tetratricopeptide repeat protein, translated as MSDIAKRLEKAEKYLQKGKPDAALEEYFEILGGEPGNEAVRAKAADLCITLGRTDEAFRLLSEMFDHEAAVGDGPRAIITYKRMARSGKPTTEQTFQFAQFSEKSSKREALEAFEASARDFEAAGDKKRALAARRRLVALDPSFDHLTREAELAESLGERASAAESFFRAGQLQQQAGVDALSWYERAYRLDSQNAHAALACGQAYLQQKRVDDALHVLEPFGRDPNASLEIRDAYARALMAAQRPLEAEPLVRALFQADPSRVEDVALLIGTLIDADQDAKALSLAHALEQSEQKRGRRREYINLIKEMSDQHPLKVDFLEYLVETFNSANREQDYCSTLIKLFDLYYAAGQFLRAGDALDRAAEVDPYEAGHQRRMEMLRGKIDPNRFNAIANRFGAMVQQSDAEKDQKVVDSEPTVLEDLMLQAEIFLQYSMRSRAVERLERVSRLFPGEEEKNMKLRTLYTNAGFLPKYEGGLPAAAPARPAAAAPAAAAPPPSVTPVPQAVADEAAVDNFARVTEITRNIYRQGNVKGVLFAAVNDIGRHWNVSRAVAALCTPGKPPSASLEYCAAGVAPSDVMANLKLIATLQSVVVAKGSVRLDNVKSAGELAMIADAVQTLGIESVLAVPLLESEQHTGILIMEQCGSPRSWRQTDVVVLKTIADQMALAVSNARLRSLMKTLAVTDENSGLLKRSSYLDVLLSETRHSLQQNSPMTLMLMQFGTPALLRELNDSVVESMLQQAGQTICSHVRQNDVAVRYDRSTIALLLSDTNDKNAFFVVDKLRKLLGNMRVPGTDNPLPITIGIAEAVLQARFDPVDIVTELINRVEGALESARAAGGNNAKSLAASFENAAVA; from the coding sequence ATGTCGGACATCGCCAAGCGCCTCGAAAAAGCCGAAAAATACCTGCAGAAAGGCAAGCCTGACGCCGCCCTGGAGGAGTATTTCGAGATCCTCGGCGGCGAGCCGGGCAACGAGGCCGTCCGCGCCAAAGCTGCCGACCTGTGCATCACCCTGGGCCGCACCGACGAGGCCTTCCGCCTGCTGAGCGAGATGTTCGACCACGAGGCCGCCGTGGGCGACGGCCCCCGGGCCATCATTACGTATAAGCGGATGGCGCGCAGCGGCAAGCCGACCACGGAGCAGACCTTCCAGTTCGCCCAGTTCTCCGAGAAGTCGAGCAAGCGCGAAGCGCTGGAGGCCTTCGAAGCCTCCGCCCGGGACTTCGAAGCCGCCGGCGACAAGAAGCGCGCCCTGGCGGCGCGCCGGCGCCTGGTCGCGCTCGATCCCTCGTTCGACCACCTCACCCGCGAAGCCGAACTCGCCGAATCGCTGGGCGAGAGGGCCAGCGCCGCCGAATCGTTCTTCCGCGCCGGGCAGTTGCAGCAGCAGGCGGGAGTGGATGCGCTCTCCTGGTACGAGCGCGCTTACAGGCTCGATTCCCAGAACGCGCATGCCGCGCTGGCCTGCGGGCAGGCGTATCTCCAGCAGAAGCGCGTTGATGACGCCCTGCACGTGCTCGAGCCGTTCGGCCGCGACCCGAACGCTTCCCTGGAAATTCGCGACGCCTACGCGCGCGCGCTCATGGCCGCGCAGCGCCCGCTAGAGGCCGAGCCGCTCGTGCGCGCTCTCTTTCAGGCCGATCCCAGCCGCGTGGAAGACGTGGCGCTGCTCATCGGAACGCTGATCGACGCCGACCAGGACGCCAAGGCGCTCAGCCTCGCCCACGCGCTCGAGCAGTCGGAGCAGAAGCGCGGCCGCCGCCGCGAGTACATCAATCTGATCAAGGAGATGTCTGACCAGCATCCGCTCAAGGTCGATTTCCTCGAGTACCTGGTCGAGACCTTCAACTCCGCCAATCGCGAGCAGGACTACTGCTCCACGCTCATCAAACTGTTCGATCTTTACTACGCCGCCGGCCAGTTTCTCCGGGCGGGCGACGCGCTCGACCGCGCCGCCGAGGTCGATCCCTACGAGGCCGGCCACCAGCGCCGCATGGAGATGCTGCGCGGCAAAATCGATCCCAACCGCTTCAACGCCATCGCCAACCGCTTCGGCGCCATGGTGCAGCAGAGCGATGCCGAAAAAGACCAGAAAGTAGTCGACTCCGAGCCCACCGTGCTCGAAGACCTCATGTTGCAGGCGGAAATCTTCCTGCAGTACTCCATGCGGTCGCGAGCGGTAGAGCGGCTGGAGCGCGTGAGCCGCCTCTTCCCCGGCGAAGAAGAGAAGAACATGAAGTTGCGCACGCTCTACACCAACGCCGGCTTCCTGCCCAAGTACGAAGGAGGCCTGCCCGCTGCGGCGCCTGCCCGTCCCGCCGCGGCTGCGCCCGCTGCTGCCGCTCCGCCGCCTTCCGTAACTCCGGTGCCGCAGGCCGTCGCCGACGAAGCCGCGGTTGACAACTTCGCCCGCGTCACCGAGATCACGCGCAACATCTATCGCCAGGGCAATGTGAAGGGCGTGCTCTTCGCGGCGGTGAACGACATTGGCCGCCACTGGAATGTCAGCCGCGCCGTGGCCGCGCTGTGCACGCCCGGCAAGCCGCCCTCGGCCTCGCTGGAGTACTGCGCCGCCGGCGTCGCGCCTTCCGACGTGATGGCCAACCTGAAGCTGATCGCCACGCTGCAGTCAGTGGTGGTAGCCAAGGGCTCAGTGCGGCTCGATAACGTCAAATCGGCCGGCGAGCTGGCCATGATTGCCGACGCGGTACAGACGCTGGGCATCGAGTCCGTGCTCGCCGTGCCGCTGCTGGAATCGGAGCAGCACACCGGCATCCTCATCATGGAGCAGTGCGGCTCCCCGCGATCGTGGCGCCAGACCGACGTCGTCGTCCTCAAGACCATCGCCGACCAGATGGCGCTGGCTGTCAGCAACGCGCGCCTGCGCAGCCTGATGAAGACGCTCGCCGTGACCGACGAAAACTCCGGCCTACTCAAGCGCTCGTCTTATCTCGACGTCCTGCTCTCGGAGACGCGCCACTCCCTGCAGCAGAACTCGCCCATGACGCTCATGCTCATGCAGTTCGGCACGCCGGCGCTGCTGCGCGAACTGAACGACTCGGTCGTCGAAAGCATGCTGCAGCAGGCCGGGCAAACCATTTGTTCCCACGTCCGCCAGAACGACGTAGCCGTGCGCTACGACCGCTCCACGATTGCGCTGCTGCTCTCCGACACCAACGACAAGAACGCCTTCTTCGTGGTGGACAAGCTGCGCAAGCTCCTGGGCAACATGCGCGTGCCCGGTACGGATAATCCGCTGCCCATAACCATCGGCATCGCCGAAGCCGTGCTTCAAGCGCGCTTCGATCCGGTCGACATCGTTACCGAGCTCATCAATCGCGTGGAAGGCGCGCTGGAGTCGGCGCGCGCCGCCGGCGGCAACAACGCCAAGTCGCTGGCCGCCAGCTTTGAAAACGCCGCTGTGGCCTAA